One Panicum virgatum strain AP13 chromosome 9K, P.virgatum_v5, whole genome shotgun sequence genomic region harbors:
- the LOC120652426 gene encoding fumarate hydratase 1, mitochondrial-like: MAMALRRLAGLPGSPSAAAAALLFRPALTRPISTGFREERDTFGPIQVPNDKLWGAQTQRSLQNFDIGGERERMPVPIIRAFGVLKKCAAKVNMEYGLDPTIGKAIMQAAEEVAEGKLDDHFPLVIWQTGSGTQSNMNANEVIANRAAEILGHKRGEKFVHPNDHVNRSQSSNDTFPTVMHIAAAVEINSKFIPSLQQLHDSLHSKSVEFNDIIKIGRTHTQDATPLTLGQEFSGYTTQVKYGIDRINCTLPRMYQLAQGGTAVGTGLNTKKGFDVKIAAAVAEETSLPFVTAENKFEALAAHDAFVESSGAVNTISASLMKIANDIRLLGSGPRCGLGELILPENEPGSSIMPGKVNPTQCEALTMVCAQVMGNHVGVTVGGANGHFELNVFKPMIAAGLLRSLRLLGDASVSFEKNCVRGIQANHKRISQLLHESLMLVTSLNPKIGYDNAAAVAKKAHKEGTTLKKAALDLGVLTEDEFHELVVPEKMIGPSD; this comes from the exons ATGGCGATGGCTCTGCGCCGCCTCGCGGGCTTGCCCGGCTCCCCGtcggccgccgcggcagcgcTGCTCTTCCGCCCGGCGCTGACCCGCCCGATCTCCACCGGCTTCCGCGAGGAGCGCGACACCTTCGGCCCCATCCAGGTCCCCAACGACAA GCTGTGGGGTGCGCAGACGCAGAGGTCGCTGCAGAACTTCGACAttggcggcgagcgcgagcggaTGCCCGTGCCCATCATCCGCGCCTTTGGTGTCCTCAAAAAGTGCGCTGCTAAG GTGAATATGGAGTATGGCCTTGATCCAACAATAGGCAAGGCAATAATGCAGGCAGCTGAGGAGGTCGCTGAGGGAAAGCTGGATGATCACTTCCCACTTGTTATCTGGCAAACTGGTAGTGGCACACAAAGCAACATGAATGCCAATGAG GTAATTGCAAATAGGGCAGCTGAGATTCTTGGACACAAGCGTGGTGAGAAGTTTGTGCACCCTAATGACCACGTGAATAGGTCACAATCCTCCAATGATACATTTCCCACT GTTATGCATATAGCAGCTGCTGTCGAGatcaattcaaaatttatcccaaGTTTGCAACAGTTGCATGATTCACTTCACTCAAAG TCTGTTGAGTTTAATGACATAATCAAAATCGGACGTACACATACCCAAGATGCCACCCCGTTAACTCTTGGCCAGGAGTTCAGTGGTTACACAACACAG GTCAAATATGGAATTGACCGAATTAATTGTACATTACCTCGGATGTACCAG CTTGCTCAAGGTGGAACTGCAGTTGGAACTGGGTTGAACACTAAGAAAGG ATTTGATGTCAAAATTGCCGCTGCAGTGGCTGAGGAAACAAGTCTACCCTTTGTGACAGCAGAGAACAAGTTCGAAGCTTTG GCAGCACATGATGCTTTTGTTGAGAGCAGTGGTGCCGTAAACACGATATCCGCGTCCCTTATGAAAATAGCAAACGACATACGCTTGCTGGGAAG TGGCCCTCGCTGTGGACTTGGTGAACTAATCCTGCCAGAAAATGAGCCTGGGAGTAGCATTATGCCT GGAAAAGTTAATCCAACACAGTGTGAGGCTCTGACCATGGTTTGCGCTCAG GTTATGGGTAATCATGTTGGTGTTACAGTTGGTGGTGCGAATGGGCATTTTGAACTGAATGTTTTCAAGCCAATGATTGCAGCCGGGTTACTTCGT TCATTGAGATTGTTGGGGGATGCTTCTGTGTCCTTTGAGAAAAATTGTGTCAGGGGAATTCAAGCAAACCATAAGAGAATTTCACAGCTTTTGCATGAG TCTCTGATGTTGGTGACATCTTTGAACCCT AAAATTGGCTATGACAATGCTGCAGCTGTAGCTAAGAAAGCTCACAAAGAAGGAACCACATTAAAG